In the genome of Streptomyces globosus, one region contains:
- a CDS encoding NUDIX domain-containing protein, with the protein MSPTRQEPLRLVEGRNLLQHATKAERTRSRFTWHPGLTPPEEIPVQQTWGWLVDPHGRVLVMLDRHGVPSLPGGRPEAGESPCETLAREAEEEVQARLSTPYPLGYQQVREHGRPPYAQLRMAALLRGLDSAAPDRDTGEKYQRVLIPARQANLLLGWGPEGDAQAHAVSRIWPPRTTRPAQYVPETGLEFTEE; encoded by the coding sequence ATGTCGCCGACCCGCCAGGAGCCCCTGAGGCTTGTCGAGGGCCGCAACCTTCTCCAACACGCAACCAAAGCAGAGCGAACCCGATCCCGCTTCACCTGGCATCCCGGCCTCACACCGCCCGAAGAGATACCAGTGCAACAGACCTGGGGATGGCTCGTCGATCCACATGGCCGTGTTCTGGTGATGCTCGACCGGCACGGCGTTCCGAGCCTGCCGGGAGGGCGCCCCGAAGCCGGGGAGAGCCCCTGCGAAACCCTGGCCCGCGAGGCAGAGGAAGAAGTGCAAGCAAGGCTGAGCACCCCCTACCCGCTGGGCTATCAGCAAGTGCGGGAGCACGGCCGTCCGCCTTACGCTCAGTTGCGCATGGCAGCACTCCTGCGGGGCCTCGATTCCGCAGCCCCAGACCGCGACACCGGGGAGAAGTACCAACGGGTACTCATTCCTGCTCGACAGGCGAACCTGCTGCTCGGCTGGGGGCCGGAGGGAGACGCACAAGCACACGCAGTCTCACGGATCTGGCCTCCCCGCACGACACGTCCCGCCCAGTACGTGCCTGAAACCGGCCTGGAGTTCACCGAGGAATGA